From a region of the Mycobacterium sp. SMC-8 genome:
- the kdpA gene encoding potassium-transporting ATPase subunit KdpA: MSAELAGILFLVSLVVALAAVHVPLGDYIYRVYNTARDSRAERAVYRLIGADSGAQQTWGSYARSVLAFSAVSLLFLFVLQLVQGRLPLALTDPGTPMTPALAWNTAVSFVTNTNWQAYSGESTQGHLVQMAGLTVQNFVSAAVGMAVAIALVRGLARSSTAQLGNFWVDLVRGTFRILLPACVIGAVILISGGVVQNFALHDQVVTTLAGAQQTIPGGPVASQEVIKELGTNGGGFFNANSSHPFENPTAWTNWVEIFLLSVIAFSLPRTFGRMVGSRRQGVAIVAVMALIALVSVSLTMFFQVQHHGTVPTAVGASMEGVEQRFGVANSAVFAAATTLTSTGAVNSFHDSYTSLGGMMPMLNMMLGEVAPGGVGSGLYGMLILAIITVFIAGLMVGRTPEYLGKKITPREIKLAAMYFLISPLIVLAGTASAMALPGQRDAMLNTGPHGLSEVLYAFTSAANNNGSAFAGISVNTTWYNTALGLAMIVGRFLPIIVVLALAGALARQGKTPESAGTLPTHRPQFVGMVAGVTLILVALTFLPMLALGPLAEGLHS; encoded by the coding sequence GTGAGCGCCGAACTCGCCGGGATCCTGTTCCTGGTCTCGCTCGTCGTCGCGCTGGCCGCGGTGCACGTACCGCTCGGCGACTACATCTACCGCGTGTACAACACGGCACGCGATTCCCGCGCCGAGCGCGCGGTATACCGGCTCATCGGCGCCGATTCCGGCGCCCAACAGACGTGGGGCTCCTACGCGCGCAGCGTGCTTGCGTTCTCCGCGGTGAGTCTGCTGTTCCTGTTCGTCCTGCAGCTGGTGCAGGGCAGACTGCCGCTCGCGCTGACCGACCCGGGCACCCCGATGACACCCGCGCTGGCGTGGAACACCGCGGTCAGTTTCGTCACCAACACCAACTGGCAGGCCTACTCGGGCGAATCGACCCAGGGTCACCTCGTGCAGATGGCCGGGCTCACGGTGCAGAACTTCGTCTCGGCTGCCGTCGGGATGGCGGTCGCCATCGCCCTCGTGCGCGGCCTGGCGCGCAGCAGCACCGCCCAACTCGGCAACTTCTGGGTTGACCTGGTACGCGGCACCTTCCGAATCCTGTTGCCGGCGTGCGTCATCGGGGCCGTCATCCTGATCTCGGGCGGGGTGGTGCAGAACTTCGCACTGCACGACCAGGTGGTGACCACCCTGGCCGGGGCGCAGCAGACCATCCCCGGCGGCCCGGTGGCCAGCCAGGAGGTCATCAAGGAACTCGGCACCAACGGCGGCGGGTTCTTCAACGCCAACTCGTCACACCCGTTCGAGAATCCCACCGCGTGGACGAACTGGGTCGAGATCTTCCTGCTCAGCGTCATCGCATTCTCGCTGCCCCGGACGTTCGGCCGCATGGTCGGCAGCCGCCGACAGGGTGTGGCGATCGTCGCGGTCATGGCCCTCATCGCGCTGGTCAGCGTCAGCCTGACGATGTTCTTCCAGGTGCAGCACCACGGCACCGTGCCCACCGCTGTGGGCGCATCCATGGAAGGCGTGGAACAGCGTTTCGGAGTGGCGAATTCGGCGGTGTTCGCCGCGGCGACCACGCTGACGTCGACCGGGGCGGTGAACTCGTTCCACGACTCGTACACCAGCCTCGGTGGCATGATGCCGATGCTGAACATGATGCTCGGCGAGGTGGCGCCCGGCGGAGTCGGTTCCGGTCTGTACGGCATGCTGATCCTGGCGATCATCACCGTGTTCATCGCCGGCCTGATGGTCGGGCGCACCCCGGAGTATCTCGGCAAGAAGATCACACCGCGCGAGATCAAGCTGGCCGCAATGTATTTCCTGATCTCGCCGTTGATCGTGCTGGCCGGGACCGCTTCGGCCATGGCCCTGCCGGGCCAGCGGGACGCCATGCTCAACACCGGACCGCACGGCCTGTCCGAGGTGCTCTACGCGTTCACGTCGGCGGCCAACAACAACGGTTCCGCGTTCGCCGGCATCAGTGTGAACACCACCTGGTACAACACCGCGCTCGGCCTGGCCATGATCGTGGGCCGGTTCCTGCCCATCATCGTCGTGCTGGCGCTGGCGGGCGCGCTCGCCAGACAGGGCAAGACACCGGAATCGGCGGGAACTCTGCCCACCCACCGGCCGCAGTTCGTCGGCATGGTCGCCGGCGTGACGCTGATCCTGGTCGCCCTGACGTTCCTGCCCATGCTCGCGCTTGGACCCCTCGCCGAAGGACTCCACTCATGA
- the kdpB gene encoding potassium-transporting ATPase subunit KdpB: MTVTTVDAARRKHAGAGSTAKVGGGLLDPKMLWTSLPDAIRKLDPRTLWRNPVMFIVEIGAVWSTVLAFIDPSWFAWLIVVWLWLTVVFANLAEAVAEGRGKAQASSLRRAQTDTMARRITGSGGEEQVAAPLLCQGDLVVVEAGQVIPGDGDVVEGIASVDESAITGESAPVIRESGGDRSAVTGGTTVLSDRIVVRITQKPGESFIDRMIALVEGANRQKTPNEIALNILLAALTIIFVFAVATLQPLAIYSKANNPGVPDSLALNGNGVTGIVLVSLLVCLIPTTIGALLSAIGIAGMDRLVQRNVLAMSGRAVEAAGDVNTLLLDKTGTITLGNRQAAEFVPLPGVTPEALADAAQLSSLADETPEGRSIVVFAKQEHGLRARQPGELARAVWIEFSATTRMSGVDVDGHRLRKGAATAVAEWVRSEGGTVPTELGPVVDEISAAGGTPLVVGEIREGEDARVLGVIHLKDVVKHGMRERFDEMRRMGIRTVMITGDNPLTAKAIADEAGVDDFLAEATPEDKMALIKKEQAGGRLVAMTGDGTNDAPALAQADVGVAMNTGTSAAKEAGNMVDLGSDPTKLIEIVEIGKQLLITRGALTTFSIANDIAKYFAIIPALFVGLFPGLELLNIMRLHSPQSAILSAVIFNAIIIVALIPLSLRGVRYTPSSASKLLSRNLYLFGLGGIVAPFLGIKLIDLVVQLLPGM; this comes from the coding sequence ATGACCGTCACCACCGTCGACGCCGCCCGCCGAAAGCATGCCGGGGCCGGCTCCACCGCCAAGGTCGGCGGCGGACTGCTCGACCCGAAGATGCTGTGGACCTCTCTGCCGGACGCGATCCGCAAGCTCGACCCCCGCACGCTGTGGCGCAATCCGGTGATGTTCATCGTCGAGATCGGCGCGGTGTGGAGCACCGTCCTGGCCTTCATCGACCCGTCGTGGTTCGCGTGGTTGATCGTGGTCTGGCTGTGGTTGACGGTGGTCTTCGCCAATCTCGCCGAGGCCGTCGCCGAGGGGCGCGGCAAGGCTCAGGCCTCCAGCCTGCGCAGAGCGCAGACGGACACGATGGCCCGACGGATCACCGGCTCGGGGGGCGAAGAGCAGGTCGCCGCGCCGCTGCTCTGTCAGGGCGACCTCGTCGTGGTCGAGGCCGGACAGGTCATCCCCGGAGACGGCGACGTCGTGGAAGGCATTGCGTCGGTGGATGAGTCGGCCATCACCGGTGAATCTGCGCCCGTCATCCGGGAATCGGGTGGTGACCGGTCGGCGGTCACCGGCGGAACCACCGTGCTGTCGGACCGGATCGTCGTCCGGATCACCCAGAAGCCGGGTGAGAGCTTCATCGACCGGATGATCGCTCTGGTCGAAGGCGCCAACCGGCAGAAGACCCCCAACGAGATCGCGTTGAACATCCTGCTCGCCGCGTTGACCATCATCTTCGTGTTCGCCGTCGCAACCCTGCAGCCGCTGGCGATCTACTCGAAGGCCAACAATCCCGGTGTGCCGGACAGCCTGGCGCTCAACGGAAACGGGGTCACCGGCATCGTCCTGGTGTCGCTGCTGGTGTGCCTGATCCCGACCACGATCGGTGCCCTGCTCAGTGCCATCGGCATCGCCGGCATGGACCGTCTCGTGCAGCGCAATGTGCTCGCCATGTCCGGTCGTGCCGTGGAAGCCGCCGGCGACGTCAACACCCTGCTGCTCGACAAGACCGGCACCATCACGCTGGGCAACCGGCAGGCCGCGGAATTCGTCCCGCTACCCGGTGTGACGCCGGAAGCACTGGCCGACGCCGCGCAGCTTTCCAGCCTGGCCGACGAGACACCGGAAGGCCGGTCGATCGTCGTGTTCGCCAAACAGGAGCACGGGTTGCGGGCGCGCCAACCCGGGGAACTCGCACGTGCTGTCTGGATCGAGTTCTCCGCCACCACCAGGATGTCAGGGGTCGACGTCGACGGGCACCGACTCCGCAAGGGGGCAGCCACGGCCGTTGCCGAATGGGTGCGATCCGAAGGCGGCACCGTGCCCACCGAACTCGGCCCCGTCGTCGACGAAATCTCGGCCGCCGGTGGCACCCCGCTGGTCGTCGGTGAGATCCGGGAAGGCGAAGACGCCAGGGTGCTCGGGGTCATCCATCTCAAAGACGTCGTCAAGCACGGCATGCGGGAACGCTTCGACGAGATGCGGCGCATGGGCATCCGGACGGTGATGATCACCGGCGACAATCCGTTGACCGCCAAAGCCATCGCCGACGAGGCCGGGGTCGACGACTTCCTCGCCGAAGCCACCCCGGAAGACAAGATGGCACTGATCAAAAAGGAGCAGGCCGGGGGGCGACTGGTCGCGATGACCGGTGACGGTACCAACGACGCGCCCGCACTCGCGCAGGCCGATGTCGGGGTGGCGATGAACACCGGCACCTCCGCGGCCAAGGAGGCCGGCAACATGGTCGATCTCGGCTCGGACCCGACCAAGCTGATCGAGATCGTCGAGATCGGTAAGCAGTTGCTGATCACCCGCGGCGCGCTGACCACGTTCTCGATCGCCAACGACATCGCGAAGTACTTCGCGATCATCCCCGCTCTGTTCGTCGGCCTTTTCCCGGGCCTGGAGCTGCTGAACATCATGCGACTACACAGCCCGCAGTCGGCGATCCTGTCCGCGGTGATCTTCAACGCGATCATCATCGTCGCGTTGATTCCCCTGTCGCTCAGAGGGGTTCGCTACACCCCGAGCAGTGCGTCGAAGCTGTTGAGTCGCAACCTGTACCTCTTCGGGCTCGGCGGAATCGTCGCACCGTTCTTGGGCATCAAACTGATCGACCTCGTCGTCCAACTCCTTCCAGGAATGTGA
- a CDS encoding sensor histidine kinase KdpD has translation MDDEPVVTSACRSKRGELRIYLGAAPGVGKTYAMLGEAHRRLERGTDLVAAVVETHGRSKTAELLAGIEAVPPKLIEYRGRSFPELDVEAVLRRSPQVVLVDELAHTNTPGSRNPKRWQDIEELLDAGITVITTVNVQHLESLNDVVTQITGIEQQEKVPDEVVRAADQVELVDITPEALRRRLAHGNVYAPERIDAALSNYFRRGNLTALRELALLWLADQVDAALEKYRADNKITDTWEARERVVVAVTGGPESETLVRRASRIASKASAELMVVHVIRGDGLSGASEARMGKIRELAASLGATLHTVVGDGAGGVPDALLDFAREMNATQLVLGTSRRSRWARIFDEGIGAAVVQKSGRIDVHMVTHEQAGAEPLRARVTPRQRHAVSWLAALAVPSVICAATVLLLDPLLGIGGESAMFFIGVLVVALLGGVAPAALSAVLSGALLNFFLVDPRHTFTIAEPDSAITIVVLLVVAVAVAALVDSAANRARESRRAAREAELLAMFAGAVLRGADLDTLLERVREAYSQRSVTLVRGEAGAGEVVGCAGAEPCMTPGSADTAIEVGSKDDPEEFWLLLAGRKLDARDRRVLSAVANQAAGLARQHELTEEADRAQAIARADELRRSLLSAVSHDLRTPLAAAKAAVSSLRGEDVGFSPDDTAELLATVEESIDQLSGLVGNLLDSSRLAAGVVRPQLQSVYLEEAVPRALLGISRSSTGLRAGLDRVKVEVGDSVVMADSGLLERVLANVIDNALRYAPDGPVRVTAGQVGDRVLIAVADEGPGLARGAEDELFAPFQRLGDQDTSSGVGLGLSVARGFVEAMGGTISATDTPGGGLTIEIDLAASR, from the coding sequence GTGGATGATGAACCTGTGGTGACATCAGCGTGCCGGTCGAAGCGCGGAGAGCTGCGCATCTACCTGGGCGCCGCGCCGGGCGTCGGTAAGACGTACGCGATGCTCGGCGAAGCGCACCGGCGGCTGGAACGCGGCACCGACCTGGTCGCCGCGGTGGTGGAGACCCACGGCCGCAGCAAGACCGCCGAACTGCTCGCCGGTATCGAGGCGGTGCCCCCGAAGCTCATCGAGTACCGCGGTCGGAGCTTCCCCGAACTCGACGTCGAGGCGGTGCTCCGGCGCAGTCCGCAGGTGGTCCTGGTCGACGAGCTCGCCCACACCAACACCCCCGGCAGCCGAAACCCGAAACGCTGGCAGGACATCGAGGAACTCCTCGACGCCGGCATCACCGTGATCACCACCGTCAACGTCCAGCACCTGGAGAGCCTCAACGACGTCGTCACCCAGATCACCGGCATCGAACAGCAGGAGAAGGTCCCCGACGAGGTGGTGCGGGCCGCCGACCAGGTGGAGCTGGTCGACATCACCCCGGAAGCGTTGCGGCGCAGGCTCGCCCACGGAAACGTGTACGCTCCCGAACGGATCGACGCGGCCCTGTCCAACTACTTTCGCCGCGGCAATCTCACCGCGCTGCGGGAGCTGGCGCTGCTGTGGCTGGCCGACCAGGTCGACGCCGCGCTGGAGAAGTACCGGGCCGACAACAAGATCACCGACACCTGGGAGGCCCGGGAACGCGTCGTGGTCGCCGTGACCGGCGGTCCAGAGTCGGAAACGTTGGTGCGCAGAGCGTCTCGTATCGCCTCGAAGGCCAGCGCCGAACTGATGGTCGTGCACGTGATCCGCGGCGACGGGCTGTCCGGGGCATCAGAGGCCCGAATGGGGAAGATCCGAGAGCTCGCAGCCAGTCTCGGTGCGACGCTCCACACCGTCGTCGGTGACGGCGCCGGTGGGGTGCCGGACGCCCTGCTCGACTTCGCCAGAGAGATGAACGCCACCCAGCTGGTGCTCGGCACGTCCAGACGCTCCCGGTGGGCGCGGATCTTCGACGAGGGCATCGGCGCGGCCGTCGTGCAGAAGTCGGGCCGCATCGACGTACACATGGTGACCCACGAGCAGGCCGGCGCCGAGCCGCTCCGGGCCAGAGTGACTCCTCGGCAACGTCACGCCGTCTCGTGGCTGGCCGCACTGGCTGTTCCCTCCGTCATCTGCGCGGCCACCGTCCTGCTGCTCGACCCGTTGCTCGGCATCGGTGGCGAGAGCGCGATGTTCTTCATCGGCGTCCTGGTCGTCGCGCTGCTCGGCGGAGTGGCGCCGGCCGCGCTTTCGGCCGTGCTCTCCGGTGCGCTGCTCAACTTCTTCCTCGTCGATCCGCGGCACACATTCACCATCGCCGAGCCTGACAGTGCGATCACGATCGTGGTGCTGCTCGTGGTGGCCGTCGCGGTCGCCGCACTCGTCGACAGCGCGGCCAACCGGGCGCGGGAGTCCCGCCGCGCGGCGCGCGAGGCCGAATTACTGGCCATGTTCGCCGGGGCGGTGTTGCGCGGCGCCGACCTGGACACGCTGCTCGAACGCGTGCGCGAGGCCTACTCACAGCGGTCGGTGACCCTGGTCCGCGGCGAAGCCGGCGCCGGCGAGGTGGTCGGCTGCGCCGGCGCCGAACCGTGCATGACGCCCGGGTCCGCCGACACGGCCATCGAAGTCGGCTCCAAGGACGACCCCGAGGAATTCTGGTTACTGCTCGCGGGGCGCAAACTCGACGCCAGGGACCGCCGGGTGCTCAGCGCCGTCGCCAACCAGGCCGCAGGTTTGGCCAGGCAGCACGAACTCACCGAGGAAGCCGACCGGGCGCAGGCGATCGCGCGGGCCGACGAACTGCGCCGCTCACTGCTGTCGGCGGTCAGCCATGACCTGCGCACGCCGCTGGCCGCCGCCAAGGCCGCGGTGTCGAGCCTGCGCGGTGAGGACGTCGGGTTCTCCCCCGACGACACCGCCGAGCTGCTGGCCACCGTGGAGGAGTCGATCGATCAACTGTCGGGCCTGGTCGGCAACCTGTTGGACTCCTCCCGGCTCGCAGCCGGGGTGGTGCGTCCGCAGCTGCAGTCGGTGTATCTGGAGGAGGCGGTGCCGCGCGCGCTGCTCGGAATCAGCCGCAGCAGCACGGGTTTACGGGCAGGGCTGGACCGGGTCAAGGTGGAGGTCGGCGACTCGGTGGTGATGGCCGACAGCGGCCTGCTGGAGCGGGTGCTGGCCAACGTGATCGACAATGCGCTGCGCTACGCCCCTGACGGCCCGGTGCGGGTCACGGCGGGGCAGGTCGGCGACCGCGTCCTGATCGCCGTCGCCGACGAGGGGCCGGGGCTCGCGCGCGGCGCCGAGGACGAGCTGTTCGCGCCGTTCCAGCGGCTCGGCGATCAGGACACCAGCAGCGGTGTCGGACTTGGTCTTTCGGTGGCCCGAGGTTTCGTCGAGGCGATGGGCGGCACCATCTCGGCGACCGACACCCCCGGCGGCGGGTTGACCATCGAGATCGACCTGGCGGCATCGCGATGA
- a CDS encoding response regulator — MNSVKTRVLVIDDEPQILRALRINLSVRGYAVYTAATGAEALKTAADHKPDVIVLDLGLPDMSGIEVLAGLRGWLSAPVIVLSARSDSTDKVEALDAGADDYVTKPFGMDEFLARLRAAVRRGTVAADTDEPVVETASFTVDLAAKKVTKNGVEVHLTPTEWGMLEMLVRHRGKLVGREELLKEVWGPAYAKETHYLRVYLAQLRRKLEDDPSHPVHLLTEAGMGYRFQQ; from the coding sequence ATGAACTCGGTCAAGACCCGAGTCCTGGTCATCGACGATGAGCCGCAGATCCTGCGGGCGCTGCGGATCAACCTGTCGGTGCGCGGCTATGCGGTGTACACCGCGGCCACCGGAGCCGAGGCGCTCAAGACCGCCGCCGATCACAAGCCCGACGTGATCGTGCTCGATCTCGGGCTGCCCGACATGTCGGGCATCGAGGTGCTCGCCGGTCTGCGGGGGTGGCTCTCGGCGCCGGTGATCGTGCTGTCCGCGCGCAGCGACTCGACCGACAAGGTGGAGGCACTCGACGCCGGCGCCGACGACTACGTCACCAAACCCTTCGGCATGGACGAATTTCTGGCCCGCCTACGGGCAGCGGTGCGTCGTGGCACCGTCGCCGCCGACACGGACGAGCCCGTCGTCGAGACGGCGTCGTTCACCGTCGACCTCGCGGCGAAGAAGGTCACCAAGAACGGCGTCGAGGTGCACCTGACGCCGACCGAGTGGGGCATGCTGGAAATGCTCGTGCGACACCGCGGCAAGCTGGTCGGCCGAGAGGAACTGCTCAAAGAGGTGTGGGGACCGGCTTACGCCAAGGAGACCCACTACCTGCGGGTGTACCTGGCGCAACTGCGGCGCAAGCTCGAAGACGACCCGTCACACCCGGTGCACCTGCTCACCGAAGCCGGCATGGGCTACCGCTTCCAGCAGTAG
- a CDS encoding potassium-transporting ATPase subunit C, with the protein MNLFNTFRQHWAALRALLVFTAVLGIGYPVLIWLIAQAPFLSDRADGSMLHVGAGPVGSSLIGQSYTDADGNPLPQYFQGRPSAAGDGYDPMASGASNLGPESIVDQPGTPSLLTLVCSRSATTGELDGVSGARPYCTENGVGAVLSVIGPRDAAGDVVRPTTVVSVNEPCATTATPFVADYRGVRVRCAAAGEDYRTGQLVPVRGTASADPPVPADAVTAGGSGLDPHISPAYADLQVNRVAAARGMSAEQVRALIAEHTEGRTLGFLGEPRVNVLELNLALDANTANGT; encoded by the coding sequence ATGAACCTGTTCAACACCTTTCGGCAGCACTGGGCCGCGCTGCGCGCACTGCTGGTCTTCACCGCCGTGCTGGGCATCGGCTATCCGGTACTGATCTGGCTGATCGCCCAGGCGCCGTTCCTGTCCGACAGGGCCGACGGTTCGATGCTCCACGTGGGGGCAGGGCCGGTCGGCAGCAGCCTCATCGGCCAGTCCTACACCGATGCCGACGGCAACCCGTTGCCGCAGTACTTCCAAGGACGGCCGTCGGCGGCCGGAGACGGCTACGACCCGATGGCCAGTGGCGCGAGCAACCTGGGCCCGGAGAGCATCGTCGATCAGCCCGGCACACCGAGCCTGCTCACGTTGGTGTGCTCACGCAGCGCCACGACCGGCGAACTGGACGGGGTCAGCGGCGCCCGCCCGTACTGCACGGAAAACGGGGTGGGCGCGGTGCTGTCGGTGATCGGTCCCCGCGACGCCGCAGGCGACGTCGTCCGCCCCACCACGGTGGTCAGCGTGAACGAGCCGTGCGCGACCACGGCGACGCCGTTCGTCGCCGACTACCGGGGAGTCCGGGTGCGTTGTGCGGCCGCAGGTGAGGATTACCGCACCGGCCAACTGGTACCTGTGCGCGGAACGGCGTCGGCCGACCCGCCGGTGCCGGCCGACGCCGTCACCGCCGGCGGCAGTGGGCTCGACCCGCACATCTCACCGGCTTACGCCGACCTGCAGGTGAATCGTGTCGCCGCCGCCCGCGGCATGAGTGCCGAGCAGGTGCGGGCGCTGATCGCCGAGCACACCGAGGGCCGCACGCTGGGCTTCCTCGGTGAACCACGGGTCAACGTGCTTGAGCTGAATCTGGCGCTGGATGCAAACACCGCGAACGGGACGTGA